In one window of Kitasatospora sp. MMS16-BH015 DNA:
- a CDS encoding AMP-binding protein → MEQTKAIGAGAPAELAGLPRWSRVVVRCPNGPRLAAILTACFDLSLVAVPLHPRTPDADLAEAARRTSASLVIDAAAGGDPHVRELDGDPGHPEADGLAFVIFTSGSTGRPKGVRLSREAVLGNARKVAALHRFGPDRPHGTCLPLFHVNALMMSLMGTRLADAPLILSERFHPREYFARLADGGARTASIVPAMLPELLADPPPWPESLDYLITAAAPLTSDLAARFARTYGPRLRQGYGLSEAVNFSFVTPLLDPSEFAREYVEATPPVGLPLAGTELSLRDGEVWIRTADRMSGYWEDPAATAETITPDGWLRTGDLGELRRGLLVLRGRRKEVVNRGGEKHHPVDIERQWREAGVPGTFAAVPVAQDPLGQEIGAVLDGATLDQLLRLDAVPALRPAVVASEGYRATSTGKPQRLAMGRALVAGYESTHRYAALLGYAREAALALLASPHRPTCARAGHILAQARAVAALPPVATDGPRSVAHDALDAFVAAWPGLADGSVDGSALMRSHPGLWKRLMTEWPMGAYAELTARTLRQGGLLDGRVLEVGTGVGNTTALIAGEVTGEFFWSDREPALVARGQWPGTGLVFDFDHEPPAALTGRFDTVFATNAVHCAADKPAALRHLHSLLAPGGRLVLGEGSSPVAGAPWALDFLFCALDGWWDRGGFLTRAEWLRLLAEAGFTALGFSALRAGRHDLGGVVWGRTESPNDTRRPAQ, encoded by the coding sequence GTGGAGCAGACCAAGGCCATCGGGGCCGGTGCACCCGCTGAGCTGGCCGGGCTGCCCCGGTGGTCGCGCGTCGTCGTGCGCTGTCCCAACGGCCCCCGACTCGCCGCGATCCTGACCGCGTGCTTCGACCTCTCCCTGGTGGCCGTACCGCTGCACCCCCGGACCCCGGACGCGGACCTCGCCGAGGCCGCGCGCCGCACGTCCGCCTCGCTCGTGATCGACGCCGCCGCCGGCGGTGACCCGCACGTGCGCGAGCTCGACGGCGACCCCGGCCACCCCGAGGCCGACGGACTCGCGTTCGTCATCTTCACCTCCGGCTCCACCGGCCGCCCCAAGGGCGTGCGGCTCTCCCGCGAGGCCGTGCTGGGCAACGCCCGCAAGGTCGCCGCGCTGCACCGCTTCGGCCCGGACCGCCCGCACGGCACCTGCCTGCCGCTCTTCCACGTCAACGCGCTGATGATGTCGCTGATGGGCACGCGCCTCGCCGACGCGCCGCTGATCCTCAGCGAGCGCTTCCACCCGCGCGAGTACTTCGCCCGACTCGCCGACGGCGGCGCCCGGACGGCGTCGATCGTGCCGGCGATGCTGCCGGAGCTGCTGGCGGACCCGCCGCCGTGGCCCGAGTCCCTGGACTACCTGATCACCGCCGCCGCGCCGCTCACCAGCGACCTCGCGGCCCGGTTCGCCCGCACCTACGGGCCCCGGCTGCGCCAGGGCTACGGCCTGAGCGAAGCGGTGAACTTCAGCTTCGTCACGCCCCTGCTGGACCCTTCGGAGTTCGCCCGCGAGTACGTCGAGGCCACACCCCCGGTCGGGCTGCCGCTCGCCGGCACCGAACTCTCCCTCAGGGACGGGGAGGTGTGGATCCGCACGGCGGACCGGATGTCCGGCTACTGGGAGGACCCGGCCGCGACGGCCGAGACGATCACGCCGGACGGCTGGCTGCGCACGGGCGACCTCGGCGAGCTGCGGCGCGGCCTGCTCGTGCTGCGCGGCCGGCGCAAGGAGGTCGTCAACCGGGGCGGCGAGAAGCACCACCCGGTGGACATCGAGCGGCAGTGGCGGGAGGCGGGCGTGCCCGGCACCTTCGCCGCCGTCCCGGTCGCACAGGACCCGCTGGGGCAGGAGATCGGCGCCGTGCTCGACGGCGCCACCCTCGACCAGCTCCTGCGCCTGGACGCCGTCCCGGCCCTGCGCCCCGCCGTCGTCGCGTCGGAGGGCTACCGCGCGACCTCCACCGGCAAGCCGCAGCGGCTCGCCATGGGCCGGGCGCTGGTGGCGGGCTATGAGAGCACGCACCGCTACGCCGCGCTGCTCGGCTACGCCCGCGAAGCCGCGCTCGCGCTCCTGGCCAGTCCGCACCGCCCGACCTGCGCCCGGGCCGGGCACATCCTCGCCCAGGCACGCGCCGTCGCCGCGCTGCCGCCGGTCGCCACGGACGGCCCCCGCAGCGTCGCCCACGACGCCCTCGACGCCTTTGTGGCGGCCTGGCCCGGACTCGCCGACGGCAGCGTGGACGGCTCGGCCCTGATGCGCAGTCACCCGGGTCTGTGGAAGCGGCTCATGACCGAGTGGCCGATGGGCGCCTACGCCGAACTGACCGCCCGAACGCTGCGGCAGGGCGGCCTGCTCGACGGACGGGTGCTCGAGGTCGGCACCGGCGTCGGCAACACCACCGCGCTGATCGCGGGCGAGGTGACGGGGGAGTTCTTCTGGTCCGACCGCGAACCGGCCCTGGTGGCCCGCGGGCAGTGGCCCGGCACCGGCCTGGTCTTCGACTTCGACCACGAGCCCCCCGCGGCACTGACCGGTCGCTTCGACACCGTCTTCGCCACCAACGCCGTGCACTGCGCCGCCGACAAGCCCGCGGCACTGCGGCACCTGCACTCACTGCTGGCCCCCGGCGGGAGGCTGGTCCTGGGTGAGGGCTCCAGCCCGGTGGCGGGTGCCCCCTGGGCGCTCGATTTCCTGTTCTGCGCGCTCGACGGGTGGTGGGACCGCGGCGGGTTCCTCACCCGAGCCGAATGGCTCCGCCTGCTCGCCGAGGCCGGCTTCACCGCGCTGGGCTTCTCCGCCCTGCGCGCGGGGCGGCACGACCTCGGCGGCGTGGTCTGGGGCCGCACCGAATCCCCGAACGACACAAGGAGGCCTGCCCAGTGA
- a CDS encoding TauD/TfdA family dioxygenase, whose protein sequence is MFGTFTPRPDHPHPGLRTRLLESGHELAEPAAHPAPAGLSRLVPWVREQVRDTGLALARLDEPLDAAEFLALGTELGEIGEETDPAVRPYVERGRILNLVSEQARTEDISLQPFSTGPLTLHSEGSGRPLTAQPRYIVLMCRDPGDDGTAARTVLVPMDTVASRLSPHHLRALHGTSYRDAPGVPPVARALGDRTAFSFRDFDRQPLHWRTTGQAPSGPDPAQAVNGAIAALLAAMYQPEAALGVRWRRGTLAVIDNTRFFHGRTAGRFGAGARRHLQRLRVTAR, encoded by the coding sequence ATGTTCGGTACGTTTACGCCGCGGCCGGACCACCCGCACCCGGGCCTGCGGACACGACTGCTGGAGTCCGGCCACGAGCTGGCGGAGCCGGCGGCGCACCCCGCCCCGGCCGGGCTCTCCCGGCTGGTCCCGTGGGTGCGCGAACAGGTCCGGGACACCGGCCTGGCGCTCGCCCGGCTGGACGAGCCACTGGACGCGGCGGAGTTCCTCGCGCTCGGCACCGAGCTGGGCGAGATCGGCGAGGAGACCGATCCGGCGGTGCGGCCGTACGTGGAACGGGGCCGCATCCTCAACCTGGTCAGTGAGCAGGCGCGCACCGAGGACATCTCGCTCCAGCCCTTCTCCACCGGGCCGCTGACCCTGCACAGCGAGGGCAGCGGACGGCCGCTGACCGCCCAGCCGCGGTACATCGTCCTGATGTGCCGGGACCCGGGCGACGACGGTACGGCCGCCCGTACCGTCCTGGTGCCGATGGACACCGTGGCGAGCCGGCTGAGCCCGCACCACCTGCGGGCCCTGCACGGCACCAGCTACCGCGACGCCCCCGGCGTGCCGCCCGTGGCACGCGCCCTCGGCGACCGGACGGCCTTCTCCTTCCGCGACTTCGACCGGCAGCCCCTGCACTGGCGGACCACCGGCCAGGCCCCGTCCGGCCCGGACCCGGCGCAGGCGGTCAACGGCGCGATCGCGGCCCTGCTCGCCGCGATGTACCAGCCGGAGGCGGCGCTCGGCGTCCGCTGGCGGCGCGGCACCCTCGCGGTCATCGACAACACCCGCTTCTTCCACGGCCGGACGGCCGGCCGCTTCGGCGCCGGGGCCCGCCGCCACCTCCAGCGCCTGCGCGTCACGGCGCGCTGA
- a CDS encoding HAD family hydrolase: MRAPLVCFDLDLTLVDSTPAVAAVLRSTALALGLDVDVASVVAGLGPALEDLLGAQLPPAAAGRLARAYRDRYALEGPRHAGTLPGAHEAIGAVRRHRGGVVVVTGQSERTARAHLAHAGLEVDAVVGSVWGPAKADVLRAHGAFAYVGDHPADIAAARSAGAAAVGVTTGRHDAAALAEADTVLPSLAGFPRWLSAVRPLPGRARTAGRL, encoded by the coding sequence GTGCGCGCTCCCCTGGTCTGCTTCGATCTGGATCTCACGCTGGTGGACAGCACCCCGGCGGTCGCCGCCGTGCTGCGCTCCACCGCACTGGCCCTCGGCCTGGACGTCGACGTCGCCTCGGTGGTGGCGGGCCTCGGTCCGGCGCTGGAGGACCTGCTGGGCGCGCAACTGCCGCCCGCGGCCGCGGGCCGGCTCGCCCGCGCCTACCGCGACCGGTACGCCTTGGAGGGGCCCCGGCACGCCGGGACGCTCCCCGGTGCGCACGAGGCGATCGGGGCGGTGCGCCGGCACCGCGGCGGGGTCGTGGTGGTGACGGGGCAGAGCGAGCGCACGGCGAGGGCGCACCTCGCGCACGCGGGCCTCGAGGTCGACGCGGTCGTCGGATCGGTGTGGGGGCCGGCCAAGGCCGATGTGCTGCGCGCGCACGGCGCGTTCGCCTACGTCGGGGACCATCCCGCCGACATCGCCGCGGCCCGCTCGGCCGGCGCGGCGGCGGTCGGCGTCACCACCGGCCGCCACGACGCGGCGGCGCTGGCCGAGGCGGACACCGTGCTGCCGTCCCTGGCCGGGTTCCCCCGCTGGCTGTCGGCCGTTCGACCGCTGCCGGGCCGCGCTCGAACGGCCGGCCGGCTCTGA
- a CDS encoding LLM class flavin-dependent oxidoreductase: MDDLRFGVHSGQLHGSFEACLRLWEQAEDLGYDWISLFDFLRPWAFAPDSPCFEGNTLLAALAARTHRIRCAMLVSPVTWRHPALTANIAATLDHVSGGRLEFGVGAGGTDRGYEQYGIPFPAARERLDMLDEACTVLRRLWTEDETSFAGRHFRLDRACLAPKPLQPHLPLIVGGDGVRRTVAIAARHADIWNALPFSPELYQRKADAFDAACATIGRDPGEVRKSITFRAVVTRDEAETARRAAAELADTPEALRAQYISFGTVEECVEALRPYVRMGVRDFLLAVKAPVDWQTLELVATQVAPAVRSLARAAARR; encoded by the coding sequence GTGGACGACCTCCGCTTCGGCGTCCACTCCGGGCAGCTGCACGGCAGCTTCGAGGCCTGCCTGAGGCTCTGGGAGCAGGCCGAGGACCTCGGCTACGACTGGATCTCGCTCTTCGACTTCCTGCGGCCGTGGGCGTTCGCCCCCGACTCGCCGTGCTTCGAGGGCAACACCCTGCTCGCCGCCCTGGCCGCCCGGACCCACCGGATCCGGTGCGCCATGCTGGTCTCGCCCGTCACCTGGCGCCACCCGGCGCTCACCGCCAACATCGCCGCCACGCTCGACCACGTGTCCGGCGGCCGGCTGGAGTTCGGCGTCGGCGCGGGCGGCACCGACCGCGGCTACGAGCAGTACGGCATCCCGTTCCCGGCGGCGCGCGAGCGCCTGGACATGCTGGACGAGGCCTGCACGGTCCTGCGCCGGCTGTGGACGGAGGACGAGACCTCCTTCGCCGGCCGGCACTTCCGGCTCGACCGGGCCTGTCTGGCGCCCAAGCCGCTCCAGCCGCACCTGCCGCTGATCGTCGGCGGGGACGGGGTGCGGCGCACTGTCGCCATCGCCGCCCGCCACGCCGACATCTGGAACGCGCTGCCGTTCTCCCCGGAGCTGTACCAGCGCAAGGCGGACGCCTTCGACGCCGCCTGCGCCACGATCGGCCGCGACCCCGGCGAGGTCCGCAAGTCCATCACCTTCCGCGCGGTGGTCACCCGCGACGAGGCCGAGACGGCCCGCCGGGCGGCGGCGGAGCTGGCGGACACGCCGGAGGCGCTGCGCGCCCAGTACATCAGCTTCGGGACGGTGGAGGAGTGCGTCGAGGCCCTGCGGCCGTATGTGCGGATGGGCGTGCGGGACTTCCTGCTGGCCGTCAAGGCACCGGTGGACTGGCAGACGCTCGAACTCGTCGCGACCCAGGTCGCGCCGGCGGTGCGGTCGCTGGCGCGGGCCGCCGCGCGGCGGTAG
- a CDS encoding phytanoyl-CoA dioxygenase family protein has translation MPIVHTGSYGGIDSARALAELGVGPGMPGADVLERLDEDGYAFLPGVFTPPMLAAFRARLGRLTEAEGARGGSEVGQEAGTMRLSDLVNKGPEFDACFTSPVLLAGVAHLLGEFKLSSVSSRAALPGEGHQALHTDWPGGPLAPGEYQACNSMWILDDFTEENGATRVVPGSHRWGRAPQEALEDPFAPHPDERLVLAPAGSLLLFNGHLWHGGTLNRSGAPRRALHGYFTRRGNPQQLDQARYARPETLARLSPAARFLLDV, from the coding sequence GTGCCCATCGTGCACACCGGTTCGTACGGCGGGATCGACTCCGCCCGCGCGCTGGCAGAGCTGGGGGTCGGGCCCGGGATGCCCGGCGCGGACGTCCTCGAACGCCTGGACGAGGACGGCTACGCCTTCCTCCCCGGGGTGTTCACCCCGCCGATGCTGGCGGCGTTCCGCGCCCGCCTCGGCCGGCTGACCGAGGCGGAGGGCGCCCGCGGCGGCAGCGAAGTCGGCCAGGAGGCCGGCACCATGCGGCTGTCCGACCTGGTGAACAAGGGCCCGGAGTTCGACGCGTGCTTCACCAGCCCCGTGCTGCTCGCCGGGGTGGCGCACCTGCTCGGCGAGTTCAAGCTCTCCTCGGTGAGCAGCCGCGCCGCGCTGCCCGGCGAGGGGCACCAGGCGCTGCACACGGACTGGCCCGGCGGGCCGCTCGCCCCGGGCGAGTACCAGGCCTGCAACTCGATGTGGATCCTGGACGACTTCACCGAGGAGAACGGCGCCACCCGCGTCGTCCCCGGCTCGCACCGCTGGGGCCGGGCACCGCAGGAGGCGCTCGAGGACCCGTTCGCGCCGCACCCGGACGAACGGCTGGTGCTGGCACCGGCCGGCTCGCTGCTGCTCTTCAACGGGCACCTGTGGCACGGCGGCACGCTCAACCGCAGCGGCGCCCCGCGCCGCGCCCTGCACGGGTACTTCACCCGCCGGGGCAACCCGCAGCAGCTCGACCAGGCGCGCTACGCCCGCCCGGAGACGCTCGCCCGGCTGAGCCCGGCGGCCCGCTTCCTGCTGGACGTCTGA
- a CDS encoding LLM class F420-dependent oxidoreductase, producing the protein MRLGVQIRDFTWSGGPARLGPRLGRVAAEADAAGFAYISVADHLFQVSSVGPPEGEMLEAYTTLGFLAAHTSRAKLMTLVTAVTHRHPGLLAKIVSTLDVLSGGRAVLGIGAGWNAEENHGLGLPFPPVAERFERLEDTLRLCLRMWGEGEEPFEGTHVHAARTLNSPQPLSRPHPPIMVGGMGERKTLRLVAKYAQACNLFPGPDLPRKLAVLREHCEREGRDYDTIEKSAYYVLDPGPDGRNVPRILDELGALAELGIETAIGGVPGIENLEPLALLGEQVVPAVKGI; encoded by the coding sequence ATGAGACTCGGTGTTCAGATCAGGGACTTCACCTGGTCGGGCGGGCCCGCGCGGCTGGGGCCGCGGCTGGGCCGGGTGGCCGCCGAGGCGGACGCGGCGGGGTTCGCGTACATCTCGGTGGCCGACCACCTGTTCCAGGTCAGCTCCGTCGGCCCGCCGGAGGGCGAGATGCTGGAGGCGTACACCACGCTGGGCTTCCTGGCCGCCCACACCTCGCGGGCGAAGCTGATGACCCTGGTCACCGCCGTCACCCACCGGCACCCCGGCCTGCTCGCGAAGATCGTCAGCACCCTCGACGTGCTCTCCGGCGGCCGGGCCGTGCTCGGCATCGGCGCCGGCTGGAACGCCGAGGAGAACCACGGCCTGGGCCTGCCGTTCCCCCCGGTCGCGGAGCGGTTCGAGCGGCTGGAGGACACCCTGCGGCTGTGCCTGCGGATGTGGGGCGAGGGCGAGGAGCCGTTCGAGGGCACCCATGTGCACGCCGCCCGTACCCTCAACTCGCCGCAGCCGCTGAGCCGTCCGCACCCGCCGATCATGGTCGGCGGCATGGGCGAGCGGAAGACGCTGCGCCTGGTCGCCAAGTACGCCCAGGCGTGCAACCTCTTCCCCGGCCCGGACCTGCCGCGCAAGCTGGCCGTGCTGCGCGAGCACTGCGAACGCGAGGGCCGCGACTACGACACCATCGAGAAGAGCGCGTACTACGTGCTCGACCCGGGCCCGGACGGCCGTAACGTGCCCCGGATCCTCGACGAGCTGGGCGCCCTCGCGGAGCTCGGCATCGAGACGGCGATCGGCGGTGTGCCCGGCATCGAGAACCTCGAACCGCTGGCCCTGCTCGGTGAGCAGGTCGTGCCGGCCGTCAAGGGGATCTGA
- a CDS encoding aldose epimerase family protein: protein MPIRCRPVGTTAGTAGQGPRRVDAYELDGGGGLRAVVWTYGATLAELWVPDGAGGSVNVAVGFPDLAGYESLKNPYLGATLGRFSRNVGHGRFRLDGVEYQLDLNDRGHHMHGGREGFSRLVWEAEPDPATMSLTLRLVSPDGDQGYPGELSAETVYRLGEHGIEFEHRATTTAPTVVDLTNHTYWNLAGGGTIDGHTLRIGGTRAIRFGERMVPVPGPPEPLRGTEHDFTRPRPLRGTAIDRFFVLDGPVGTVELAHPASGRAMRVTTDAPGTGVYTADRFARPRSGICLQTSALPDAPNRPDFPSVRLDPGQVYRSRTVHEFTAG, encoded by the coding sequence ATGCCGATCCGCTGCCGCCCGGTCGGCACCACGGCGGGTACCGCCGGCCAGGGCCCGCGCCGGGTCGACGCCTACGAACTGGACGGCGGTGGCGGCCTGCGGGCCGTGGTCTGGACGTACGGCGCCACCCTGGCCGAGCTCTGGGTGCCGGACGGGGCCGGCGGCAGCGTCAACGTCGCCGTCGGCTTCCCCGACCTGGCCGGCTACGAGAGCTTGAAGAACCCCTACCTCGGCGCGACGCTCGGCCGCTTCTCGCGCAACGTCGGGCACGGCCGGTTCCGGCTCGACGGAGTCGAGTACCAGCTCGACCTCAACGACCGCGGGCACCACATGCACGGCGGCCGGGAGGGGTTCTCCCGCCTGGTGTGGGAGGCCGAGCCCGACCCGGCGACGATGTCGCTGACCCTGCGGCTGGTCAGCCCGGACGGCGACCAGGGCTACCCGGGCGAGCTGAGCGCGGAGACCGTGTACCGGCTGGGCGAGCACGGCATCGAGTTCGAGCACCGGGCCACCACCACCGCGCCCACCGTGGTCGACCTGACCAACCACACGTACTGGAACCTCGCGGGCGGGGGCACCATCGACGGGCACACGCTCCGCATCGGGGGCACGCGCGCGATCCGGTTCGGCGAGCGGATGGTGCCCGTCCCCGGGCCGCCCGAGCCGCTGCGCGGCACCGAGCACGACTTCACCCGCCCCCGGCCGCTGCGCGGCACCGCGATCGACCGCTTCTTCGTCCTGGACGGCCCGGTCGGGACGGTCGAGCTGGCCCACCCGGCCAGCGGGCGGGCGATGCGGGTGACGACCGACGCGCCCGGCACCGGCGTCTACACCGCGGACCGCTTCGCCCGTCCGCGCAGCGGGATCTGCCTGCAGACCAGCGCGCTGCCCGACGCGCCGAACCGGCCGGACTTCCCGTCGGTGCGACTGGACCCCGGGCAGGTCTACCGCAGTCGCACCGTGCACGAGTTCACGGCGGGCTGA
- a CDS encoding ATP-grasp domain-containing protein, with protein sequence MKVLMLRHNLHQLVLEHADEVYAVLDDSAGCRALPPKTLERFAGVYRISSYDSLEELSAVAGDLLTRGTGIDRVVSFAEFTQYAAGYLAHLLGLEHFSPALALATRDKRVTKALAARAGLPVARWYSIPDVTDRPDPAAIEEAVGFPLVLKPAGGWGTLSTVKVHDREELAEILAGYSTEAELVSRQAVAEEFIDGEEFHVDAVWREGAPWIFHISRYFSPRLRAWVGHTPHGSVMLAEQDHHELYDQVRKLHVQLNEAIGLERGATHLEVFREHESGRLVVSEIASRVGGANVSEVVAARGGVHGGVVALHELLDGDLTGLAFTEGAFASVGCLCLVPDRSGTITAIASREELLAHPNVVDAAVYRRAGDTVEVSHPSAWCALLVVGADSEAELLDVVEELAATYRVETA encoded by the coding sequence ATGAAGGTCCTCATGCTGCGCCACAACCTGCACCAGCTGGTGCTGGAGCACGCCGACGAGGTGTACGCCGTGCTGGACGACTCCGCGGGCTGCCGCGCGCTGCCGCCAAAGACGCTGGAACGCTTCGCGGGCGTGTACCGGATCTCCTCCTACGACTCGCTGGAGGAGCTGAGCGCGGTGGCGGGCGATCTGCTGACCCGTGGCACGGGCATCGACCGCGTGGTCAGCTTCGCCGAGTTCACCCAGTACGCCGCCGGCTACCTGGCGCACCTCCTCGGGCTGGAGCACTTCTCCCCCGCCCTCGCACTCGCCACCCGCGACAAGCGGGTGACCAAGGCGCTGGCCGCCCGGGCCGGGCTCCCGGTCGCCCGGTGGTACTCGATCCCCGACGTCACCGACCGGCCCGACCCGGCCGCGATCGAGGAGGCCGTCGGCTTCCCGCTCGTCCTCAAGCCCGCCGGCGGCTGGGGCACGCTCTCCACGGTCAAGGTCCACGACCGGGAGGAGCTGGCGGAGATCCTGGCCGGCTACTCGACCGAGGCCGAGCTCGTGTCGCGGCAGGCGGTCGCGGAGGAGTTCATCGACGGCGAGGAGTTCCACGTGGACGCCGTGTGGCGCGAGGGTGCGCCCTGGATCTTCCACATCAGCCGGTACTTCTCGCCGCGGCTGCGCGCCTGGGTCGGGCACACGCCGCACGGCTCGGTCATGCTGGCGGAGCAGGACCACCATGAACTGTACGACCAGGTGCGGAAGTTGCACGTCCAGCTGAACGAGGCGATCGGCCTGGAGCGCGGCGCGACCCACCTGGAGGTGTTCCGGGAGCACGAGTCCGGCCGGCTGGTCGTGTCGGAGATCGCCTCGCGGGTGGGCGGGGCCAACGTGTCCGAGGTGGTGGCGGCGCGGGGCGGGGTGCACGGCGGCGTGGTGGCGCTGCACGAACTGCTGGACGGCGACCTCACGGGCCTGGCCTTCACCGAGGGCGCGTTCGCGTCGGTCGGCTGCCTGTGCCTGGTGCCGGACCGCTCCGGCACCATCACCGCCATCGCGAGCCGCGAGGAGCTGCTCGCCCATCCGAACGTGGTCGACGCCGCCGTGTACCGCCGGGCGGGCGACACGGTGGAGGTCTCGCACCCGTCCGCCTGGTGCGCTCTGCTGGTCGTCGGCGCCGATTCCGAGGCGGAACTGCTGGACGTCGTCGAGGAGTTGGCCGCCACCTACCGGGTCGAGACGGCCTGA
- a CDS encoding tyrosine--tRNA ligase has translation MAELDRSVAEVLALLRGGGDLRELLALTTARRGLSLSDLTPDAQAALLAERADVVQPSADALAARIASAATAGRPLVAKFTVEPFGAEFHLGNVVPLLVLDRLRRMGHEVVIVLGDVTAKAGDASGAVAGVPRLTDDLIHRNFAAYRAQVAPFVDFGSVRVRHNADWLADLRLPRLLAVAARVPLSLWSHEEPATVAQLLHATAKAMDSIEVGADLEVGGRYLTDAMAVCRHVMAAEGLDPEITLTTPLVEGVDGGALMSASRGNHVPLSASAPEVFTRVRAIAHRLVVPYLRALTEWRDVEIDAALAGLTPERLRVAVAAEVTAALHGYPAARHELDIHCHKTEEGTGR, from the coding sequence ATGGCCGAACTGGACCGGTCCGTGGCGGAGGTGCTCGCGCTGCTGCGCGGCGGTGGGGACCTGCGGGAGCTGCTCGCGTTGACCACGGCCCGCCGTGGTCTGAGCCTCTCCGATCTGACGCCCGACGCGCAGGCGGCACTGCTGGCCGAGCGCGCGGACGTGGTCCAGCCGTCGGCGGACGCCCTGGCCGCGCGGATCGCCTCCGCCGCCACCGCCGGCCGGCCGCTGGTGGCCAAGTTCACCGTGGAGCCGTTCGGTGCGGAGTTCCACCTCGGGAACGTGGTACCGCTGCTGGTGCTGGACCGGCTGCGCCGGATGGGACACGAGGTGGTCATCGTCCTGGGCGACGTGACGGCGAAGGCCGGCGACGCTTCGGGGGCCGTCGCCGGCGTCCCGCGGCTGACGGACGACCTGATCCACCGGAACTTCGCCGCGTACCGCGCACAGGTGGCCCCCTTCGTCGACTTCGGCTCCGTCCGGGTGCGGCACAACGCGGACTGGCTCGCGGACCTGCGCCTGCCGCGCCTGCTCGCGGTGGCCGCCCGAGTCCCGCTGTCGCTGTGGTCGCACGAGGAGCCCGCGACGGTGGCACAGCTGCTGCACGCGACGGCGAAGGCGATGGACTCGATCGAGGTCGGGGCCGACCTGGAGGTCGGCGGCAGGTACCTGACCGACGCGATGGCCGTCTGCCGCCACGTCATGGCGGCCGAGGGGCTCGACCCGGAGATCACGCTGACCACCCCCCTGGTCGAGGGCGTCGACGGCGGCGCGCTGATGAGCGCCTCCCGTGGCAACCACGTGCCGCTGTCGGCTTCCGCACCCGAGGTGTTCACCCGCGTCCGGGCGATCGCGCACCGGCTCGTCGTGCCCTATCTGCGGGCGCTGACGGAGTGGCGGGACGTCGAGATCGACGCCGCCCTGGCCGGATTGACGCCGGAGCGGCTGCGGGTCGCGGTCGCGGCCGAGGTCACCGCCGCACTGCACGGGTACCCGGCGGCGCGCCACGAGTTGGACATCCACTGCCACAAGACCGAGGAAGGGACGGGCCGATGA